In a genomic window of Occallatibacter riparius:
- a CDS encoding cytochrome C assembly family protein has protein sequence MVLLWLRVAAILYAGASIAIFPAVLHNRERWKSVAVHLGGLAFFFHFVSVVEMLALAHRWVPAGVRETESLLGLVVAGLFFLMWWLYKAMSLGIFALPVTFFIVFVPALGVEKYVFPSYGVRMSWLVAHVVALMAAYAALGFSIVASGMYLLQERRIKSKVKPGSTNGQTSVEWLPPLDTLERIAHATLLFGFPCMTVGLVIGSVLVQETDLGAAYFRDPKILASFIMWASYVLLLFWRSRAGLRGRKAAYLSGAVFLVMLAVWAANQFSQVHRFGAP, from the coding sequence ATGGTTTTGCTTTGGCTAAGAGTGGCGGCGATTCTCTACGCGGGAGCGAGTATCGCCATCTTCCCCGCCGTCCTCCACAACCGGGAGCGCTGGAAGAGCGTCGCCGTCCACCTGGGTGGGCTGGCATTCTTCTTCCACTTCGTTTCGGTTGTCGAGATGCTCGCGCTGGCGCATCGCTGGGTGCCGGCTGGGGTGCGCGAAACCGAGTCGCTCCTGGGGCTTGTGGTCGCAGGCCTGTTCTTCCTGATGTGGTGGCTCTATAAGGCCATGTCGCTGGGCATATTCGCCCTGCCAGTCACATTCTTCATCGTCTTCGTTCCCGCGCTCGGCGTCGAAAAGTACGTCTTCCCGTCCTACGGCGTACGGATGAGCTGGCTCGTCGCCCATGTTGTCGCGCTGATGGCGGCCTACGCGGCGCTCGGCTTCAGCATCGTGGCCTCCGGCATGTACCTGCTGCAGGAGCGGCGCATCAAGTCCAAGGTCAAGCCGGGATCGACCAACGGCCAGACCTCGGTGGAGTGGCTGCCCCCGCTCGACACGCTTGAGCGCATCGCGCACGCCACCCTCCTCTTCGGATTTCCCTGCATGACGGTCGGGCTGGTGATTGGCTCCGTTCTCGTGCAGGAGACCGATCTCGGCGCGGCCTACTTCCGCGATCCCAAGATCCTGGCCTCGTTCATCATGTGGGCTTCCTACGTGCTGCTGCTGTTCTGGCGCAGCCGTGCTGGGCTCCGCGGCCGCAAAGCCGCTTATCTCTCCGGCGCCGTCTTTCTGGTCATGCTGGCCGTTTGGGCGGCCAACCAGTTCAGCCAGGTGCACAGGTTCGGTGCGCCATGA
- the hemA gene encoding glutamyl-tRNA reductase — MSYTVLGVNHKTAPIELRERIAISRDELPEVTRALAATPGVSECMIVSTCNRVELITATDSSEVDLSAFLCNQFGLDPALLSGHIYQHRDQQAVRHLFRVASSLDSMVVGESQILGQVKEAFATARAAGTVGSELDHLLQSAFSAAKKVRSETEIGSNSVSIASVAVELARKIFGSLQGRTVFLVGAGKMSELAARHLVQQGAGTILVTNRTMERAQRMAEPFNGQVIPFEKLYDYAAEADIIITSTGAPHHIFRREHGQAFLHKRRNRPMFFIDIAVPRDVDPAMNKVEGLFVYDIDDLQQVAAAHIAERKSIAAGAEVLVEGEVERFHQRRRTVNVAPVIVALQRQAEELRQAEIRRIQSRLGSLTAEQAAAVEALTRGLMNKFLHPPMQALKQAARENDAVRLDALCETYSLPNSQAGPEAVAAPAEQSNRTSPDAPAPERQTSVAGRR; from the coding sequence ATGAGCTATACCGTCCTGGGAGTGAACCACAAAACGGCCCCCATCGAATTGCGCGAGCGTATTGCCATCAGCCGCGATGAACTGCCCGAGGTCACCCGCGCATTGGCCGCGACACCCGGCGTATCCGAGTGCATGATTGTCTCCACCTGCAACCGCGTGGAACTGATCACAGCCACCGATTCGTCCGAAGTCGACCTCTCGGCATTCCTCTGCAACCAGTTCGGTCTCGACCCTGCACTGCTCTCCGGCCACATCTACCAGCATCGCGATCAGCAGGCCGTCCGTCACCTCTTCCGGGTCGCTTCCAGCCTCGACTCCATGGTCGTCGGCGAGTCGCAGATCCTCGGACAGGTCAAGGAAGCCTTCGCTACTGCGCGGGCCGCAGGCACCGTGGGTTCTGAGCTGGACCACCTTCTCCAGAGCGCCTTCTCAGCGGCCAAGAAAGTTCGTTCAGAAACCGAAATCGGCTCAAACTCTGTATCGATCGCATCGGTCGCGGTTGAGCTGGCACGAAAGATCTTCGGCTCGCTTCAGGGCCGCACGGTGTTTCTGGTCGGCGCCGGAAAAATGAGCGAGCTGGCAGCGCGGCACCTGGTCCAGCAGGGCGCCGGGACGATCCTTGTGACCAACCGCACCATGGAACGCGCGCAGCGGATGGCCGAGCCGTTCAACGGCCAGGTCATTCCGTTCGAAAAACTCTACGACTACGCCGCCGAAGCCGACATCATCATCACCTCGACCGGCGCGCCGCACCACATCTTCCGCCGCGAGCATGGCCAGGCGTTCCTGCACAAACGTCGCAACCGGCCCATGTTCTTCATCGACATCGCCGTACCGCGTGACGTCGACCCGGCGATGAACAAGGTCGAAGGCCTGTTCGTCTACGACATCGACGACCTGCAGCAGGTGGCCGCCGCGCACATTGCTGAGCGCAAGAGCATTGCCGCTGGGGCCGAGGTGCTGGTCGAGGGCGAGGTCGAGCGCTTCCACCAGCGTCGCCGCACCGTCAATGTTGCCCCTGTGATCGTCGCCCTGCAGCGCCAGGCCGAAGAACTGCGGCAGGCAGAGATACGCCGCATTCAATCGCGCCTGGGCTCGCTCACCGCGGAGCAGGCGGCCGCTGTCGAAGCCCTCACGCGTGGCCTGATGAACAAGTTCCTTCATCCGCCCATGCAGGCGTTGAAGCAGGCGGCTCGCGAAAACGATGCGGTTCGGCTTGATGCGCTCTGCGAGACCTATTCGCTGCCGAACAGCCAAGCCGGCCCTGAAGCCGTCGCCGCTCCGGCAGAGCAGTCCAACCGAACTTC